tTCTATCTTTCTCGatactttctctgtctctctcttgtctctctgtctgtatgtgtctctctctcctgtctgtctcttctcttttctctctctcttctctctctctctctctctcctgtctgtgtctctctctctgtcttcctctcctctctcttgtctctctctctctctctgtcatgtgTGTcgctctcttctcgtctctctctatgtctgtagtcactctctctctctctctgtctgtatgtgtatatatatccacaTCATACCATATACATAATGCGTTATCTCTATCCTCTTCTATATGTGGtgtcctctctcatctctctctctatatctctacctctatcatatctctctctctctctctatatctcatATCTCGCTcttatctcttcttctctatctatatcatatatatatctctctcgctatatctctatatctctatattatatctTCCCCTCACTACACATTCCTTTTTGTAAGGAATAACTTAATAGAGATCATGGAGCTAAGTTATTCTCCTACAGGAGATATTTTAGCCTTTAGAAACTCCCATGTTGGAATTTTAagctctctttcttttctcttagCCCAGTTTGCTGGTACAGGCTAGGTACTCTCCTGTTGCACCTCCACAGTCCAGGTCTATAattcactgtgtgtctgtgtgtgtgagagagcgtgtgtgtgtgaggaagcgCAGCGCGCTCTCCCTGCGAGAGCCCCTTCACTTGAGCTTTTGTTTGATGGAAAATCTCATGCCTCAGAGAATCCACATGTCTCTCAGACAGCTGCTGAGCATCCTGTAGTGCACTGGCCTCCACATGGGTCTGGCTTGCATCGCTGCGCATCTGCTTTGATTGTTGTTACATAACTCAGCATTTTGTCCTCCGTGCTCCCTACCCTgctttcaccccccccccttaccGTGCTTCCCCCTCAGAGAGAACCTTAGTATTTTTATCTACCTAAAACCACTACCTTACACAATGCGCTTGCCTTTTTTGATCCCATCTTTTCCATGCGACTGGTGTTTTGTAGTGTGGTAtttgatgtcttgttttgtctttgtatcTATTGCTTTCTAATGGAGTGGTTCAGTGAGAGTCCACCTGTTATTTCACACCTGATTGTTTAACTGCTAAGGCTGGATGTTGTTTAGTTATCATAAGACATGACCTTTGCTATATACAAACAATAATGATATAAAGTACTTGACAcaaatttgaatgttttattttccttcctgAGATAAAGCTCATATATGATTTAGCTTTTGCCAActaaaaaaaagtgttcttttgttttttttatccctcTGCAGGACGTATTTCCTGTACACATTCATAAACTGATTCCAACATGGGGGTCAAAACCTTCACCCACAGCTCGACCTCTCACAGCCAGGAGATGCTCGAGAAGCTCAACGCTCTACGCAACCAGGGTCACTTGTGTGATGTCACCATTCGGGTCCAGGACAAGCTCTTCCTGGCCCACAAAGTTGTCCTAAGCCTGCTGCAGTGAATTCTTCCGCACAAAACTGGTGGGCCGgccagaggaggaggacaagttTGTGTTGGACCTTCATCACGTGACCGTTAGTGGCTTCGCTCCTCTGTTGGAATTTGCATACACATCTACCCTCTCTATTAGCACAGAGAATATCATTGATGTTCTGGCAGCTGCAAGTTACATGCAGATGTTTACTGTTGCTAGCACATGTTCAGAGTTCATGAAGTCTAGTATTCTGTGGACCCCGggtaacaacagcaacaataacaacataatgGCAGATAAACCGCATGAATCGGCACCAGAGAGCGCCTCATCAAACTGTGCGCTGACGCCATTAGACGGCAGCGTGTCGCCTGTGTCATCTGACTGCAGCGTGATGGAGAGAAACGTTCCTATATGCCGCGAATCGCGACGGAAACGCAAAAGTTTTGTAACAATGGCATCACCTGAGAGTCCGCTTAAATGCACTACACAGATGGTCACCACCTCCCCTCAGATCCCAAACCCATCCCCTTCATTCTCAGACGGCACAGCCCAGCCTGTGGAGTCCTCCCTGGCCTTCCCATGGACTTTCCCATTCGGTATCGATCGGAGGTTCCACTCAGACAAATCAAAGCTCCCTGAGAGCCCTCGTTGTTTAGAGCAGGGCACCCCAGGGACCTCAGAAGGGGTAGTCGGCCGGCGGCTCAGTGACTTCTTAACGTGCGAGAATTCCAAGGCGGTGTCGTCACCGGTGCCGGCAGAGGAGGTAGATGTGAGGGTGAAGGTGGAGCGTCTCAGTGATGAGGAGGTCCAAGAAGCGTCCTCGCAGCCGGTCAGTGCCTCCCAGAGCTCGCTGAGTGACCAGCAGACGGTGCCAGGGAGTGAACAGGTCCAGGAGGAGCTCCTCATCAGTCCACAGTCCTCCTCAATAGGTGGGGCCATTCTCCCAAAAGATCCACAGCATTTAGAATCGACTCCTTAACCTCGCTACCAATGTCCAATCCTAGCttagcagcattaaaaaggCACATCAGGTGTGTCAGTCTTTGAATTTGTCATCATGAAGCAGTGTGCATGCTGCTGTACTAAGAGCATTACTTCTTGTATTTAAAGAGTTTTCAGGGATGTGTCTCTTTTAGCCTCTCCAAAACCACAAGAGCAATATTGTAAAGAATGGATTAATCACTGTTTGTCTGCACTAACATGAGCTGTAAACGTTAGCATATCCGACTTACTTACTACCTTCTGTTCTAACCTGCAACCCTCCAAATGCAAAGGGGTATTATTAGCTAACTACCTAATGTTGTATGTTAACAGGAAAAATACCTGTTCTTGATTGACAGCCTCTATATTAGAGTTTAGAGTAATGGCAGCTTTGTCTTGTTAAAGTGAAGCATactgttaaaaatattaaaattaaagATTCTGTGTAAACACTGTTGATTTTTCCAAGTTTCTATCTAGCAAGTGTCCAAACCATCCAAGGGTTTTGTTTAATGaataacattaattacatttttataaataatactaGGGATCACTAGTTCTGGCctgcaaagcaaaaacaaagctGTTGCTTTATTTCTATTGAGCTGCCTACCcaattacatttgtgttggtCTCATTGGAAAGCTTCATTGTCCAGTGGCCCAAATGCTGTTTGAAAAACTTTTCTGCTCTTCTGTAATTAAAGAGAAATGGGAAATACCCTCAGTTTTCCTAAAC
This genomic interval from Cottoperca gobio chromosome 13, fCotGob3.1, whole genome shotgun sequence contains the following:
- the zbtb44 gene encoding LOW QUALITY PROTEIN: zinc finger and BTB domain-containing protein 44 (The sequence of the model RefSeq protein was modified relative to this genomic sequence to represent the inferred CDS: deleted 1 base in 1 codon), with amino-acid sequence MGVKTFTHSSTSHSQEMLEKLNALRNQGHLCDVTIRVQDKLFLAHKVVLACCSEFFRTKLVGRPEEEDKFVLDLHHVTVSGFAPLLEFAYTSTLSISTENIIDVLAAASYMQMFTVASTCSEFMKSSILWTPGNNSNNNNIMADKPHESAPESASSNCALTPLDGSVSPVSSDCSVMERNVPICRESRRKRKSFVTMASPESPLKCTTQMVTTSPQIPNPSPSFSDGTAQPVESSLAFPWTFPFGIDRRFHSDKSKLPESPRCLEQGTPGTSEGVVGRRLSDFLTCENSKAVSSPVPAEEVDVRVKVERLSDEEVQEASSQPVSASQSSLSDQQTVPGSEQVQEELLISPQSSSIGSMDEGVSEGLPSMQGTSNTGGHTEDDERLEGIQYPYHLYISPSARSGTNGPDRPFQCPTCGVRFTRIQNLKQHMLIHSGIKPFQCDRCGKKFTRAYSLKMHRLKHEGKRCFRCQICSATFTSFGEYKHHMRVSRHIIRKPRIYECKTCGAMFTNSGNLIVHLRSLNHEASELANYFQSSDFLVPDYLSQVQEEEEALGVQYELEETEHHPLYPGSTSTAALSSSSVQMPVISQVSSSTQNCESSTGFLSPEPLDPLEAPASLKMDADETAAMTEETKMNNSVGGSSPEVFEEEQQQQQHAQAKELASITIE